The Papaver somniferum cultivar HN1 chromosome 3, ASM357369v1, whole genome shotgun sequence genome includes a region encoding these proteins:
- the LOC113361895 gene encoding hydrophobic protein RCI2B, whose product MSTATFIDIILAIILPPLGVFLKFGCRVEFWICLVLTFLGYLPGIIYAIFVITK is encoded by the exons ATGTCAACAGCAACTTTTATAGATATCATCTTGGCAATTATCCTTCCTCCTCTTGGAGTTTTTCTCAAGTTCGGTTGTCGG GTGGAATTCTGGATCTGTCTAGTTCTTACATTCCTAGGATACTTACCTGGTATCATCTATGCTATCTTTGTCATCacaaagtga